GGGGTAGCGTGCCGAACCTGATCGAGGCCGTGTACTTCCTCACCGCGTTTTTGTTCATCATGGGCCTGCGGCGGATGAGCCACCCGGCCACGGCCCGCCAAGGCATCGTGTGGGCGGGGGTGGCCATGCTGCTCGCCGTGGCCGTGACCTTTTTGTGGCCGGGGCTGCGCAATCACGGCTTGATGCTTTTAGCGATCGCGATCGGTGGGGGGGTGGCCTGGGTGCTCGCGGGGCGCGTGGCGATGACGGACATGCCCCAGATGGTCGCCGTGTACAACGGCATGGGGGGCGGAGCGGCCGGCGCGATCGCCGCGGTGGAGTTACTGCGGGGCGAGGTGGTCGGGCTGGGGTTCGTGGCCCTCGCGGTGCTTGGGGGCCTGATCGGCGCGGTTTCCTTCAGCGGGTCGCTCATCGCCTTCGCGAAGCTTCAGCGCCTGTTGCGCGAGCGCCCGATCGTCTTCCCCGCGCAGCAGGGCGTGAACCTCACGGTGCTGGCCGGCGCGCTCCTGCTGGGCGCGCTTCTGCTCGGCACGCCCTCCCCGGCCACCATCGGCCTGTTCTTCCTGGCCGCGCTGGCCTTCGGGGTGCTGATGACCCTGCCGATCGGCGGGGCGGACATGCCGGTCGTCATCTCCCTCTATAACGCCCTCACCGGCCTGGCCGTGGCCTTCGAGGGGTTCGCCATCAACAACATGGCGATGATCGTGGCGGGCACGGTGGTGGGCGCGGCCGGTACCCTCCTCACCCAGCTGATGGCCAAGGCGATGAACCGCTCCCTCGCGAACGTGTTGTTCGGCGCGTTCGGCGCGGAGGAGGAGTCCGCGGGCGCGGTGCAGGGAAGCCTCAAGCCCATCGACGCGGAAGACGCCGCGATCATGCTGGCCTACGCGAACAAGGTCATCATCGTGCCCGGGTACGGGATGGCCGTAGCGCAGGCCCAGCACAAGCTCAAAGAGCTCATGGACCTCCTCGAGGCGCGGGGGGTGGAGGTGAAGTTCGCGATCCACCCGGTCGCGGGACGCATGCCGGGGCACATGAACGTCCTGCTCGCTGAGGCCGGGGTGCCGTACGAGCGGCTGTACGACCTGGAGGAGATCAACCCAGAGTTCGCCACCGCGGACGTGGCGCTCGTGATCGGCGCGAACGACGTGGTGAACCCCGCGGCGCGCCGGCCGGGCACGCCGCTGTACGGGATGCCCATCCTGGACGTGGACCAGGCCAAGAACGTTCTAGTCGTCAAGCGCGGCCGGGGCAAGGGGTTCGCGGGGATCGAGAACGAGCTCTTCTACATGGACCACACCCGCATGCTCTACGGGGACGCGCAAGCGGTCGTGAACCGCCTGGTGCAGGAACTCAAGCAGGTGTACGCGGCCTAACGCGGATTGTTTCCCGCGGGGACCAACGGCTCCCCGCGGGTGGTGTAGTGTATATGTGGTGCGCTTGCGGGTGTCTGCGGCGTTCGGAATGAACAGGAGGAGAAGAAAGGGGAAGGTCAGATGGAGGAGATGATCGCGCGGCGGGCTGCCCTCAGCCCGGAGGAACAACGCCTCCTCGAACGCATCGAGGACCAAGAGTGGCTCGAGTCGCTCGAGTACGTGCTCGAAAGCGCGGGGCCGGAACGCACGCGGGCCCTCCTAGAGTTACTGGAGCGCCACGCGTTGCGCCACGGGGTCGCGCTCCCCTTCGTGGGGAACACCCCCCTCACGAACACGATCCCCGCCGAGCAGGAGATGCCCTACCCGGGGGACCTCGAGCTCGAAGCGCGCATCCGCAACCTGATCCGCTGGAACGCGGTCGCGATGGTGGTCCGGGCGAACAAGCACTCGGACGGGATCGGCGGCCACCTGGCCACCTACGCCTCGGCCGCGGAATTGTTCGAGGTGGGGTTCAACCACTTCTTCCGCGGCCGCGAGAAGGGGTTCGACCGCGACCTCGTCTACATCCAGGGGCACGCCTCCCCGGGGATCTACGCCCGCGCTTTTTTGGAAGGCCGCTTAAGCGAGGCCCAGCTCCGCAACTTCCGGCGCGAGCTTAAGCCGGAAGGGGGGCTTGCGAGCTACCCGCACCCGTGGCTGATGCCGGAGTTCTGGGAGTACCCCACCGTCTCGATGGGCCTCGGGCCGATCATGTCCATCTACCAGGCCCGCTTCATGCGTTACCTGGAGCACCGCGGCCTAAAACCCAAGTCCAGCGCGAAGGTCTGGGCTTTCATCGGGGACGGCGAGACCGACGAGCCCGAGATCCTAGGGGCGCTGCGCGTCGCCGCGCGCGAACGGCTCGACAACCTGATCTGGGTGGTGAACTGCAACCTGCAGCGCCTCGACGGCCCGGTCTACGGGAACGGGCAGGTCGTGCAGGAGCTCGAGCGCATCTTCCGCGGCGCGGGCTGGAACGTGATCAAGGTCGCGTGGGGGCGGCGCTGGGACGCCTTGCTCGCCCGGGACACCGAGGGCCGGCTCTTGAAGCGCTTCGCCGAGACGGTGGACGGCTGGTGGCAGAAGTACGTCGCGGAGGGGCCCAGGTTCTTCCGCGAACACTTCTTCGGCGCGGACCCCAAGCTCGCCGAGCTTGTGCAGGACCTCTCCGACGCGGACCTCGAGGCCCTCTTGCGCGACCGGGGCGGGCACGACCCCACCAAGGTGTACGCCGCGTACCGCGCGGCCGTGGAGCACCGGGGCCAGCCCACCGTGATCCTCGCGCACACGATCAAGGGGTACGGCCTCGGGGCCGTGGCCGAGGCGCGCAACGTCGCGCACCAGGTGAAGAAGCTCGATACGAGCGCTTTGCGCGAGTTCCGTGACCGCCTCCAGATCCCCGTGCCGGACGAGGCTTTGGAGGAGGTGCCCTTCTACCGGCCGGACCCGGACAGCCCCGAGATCCGCTACCTGCGCGAACGGCGCGCGGCGTTGGGTGGGTTCGTGCCCAAGCGCGAGGTGAAGGCCGAACCCCTCCCGGTCCCGGAGGAGGCCTTCTTTGAGGAGTTCTACAAGGGCACCGGGGGGCGGCCGGTTTCCACCACGATGGCGCTGGTGCGGATCATCGCGAAGCTGTTGCGGCACAAGGAACTCGGCCGGCGCGTGGTGCCCATCATTCCGGACGAGGGACGCACCTTCGGGATGGAGGCCCTTGTTGCTCAGGTCGGGATCTACTCGCCGGTGGGCCAGCGCTACGAACCGCCGGACGCGGGCTCGCTCCTCGTGTACAAGGAGGCCCAAGACGGCCAGATCCTCGAGGAGGGGATCACCGAGGCGGGCGCGATGAGCTCGTTTATCGCGGCGGGCACCGCGCACACGAACTACGGCATCCCCATGATCCCCTTCTACATCTACTACTCCATGTTCGGTTTCCAGCGCGTGGGGGACCTCATCTGGGCCGCGGGTGACAGCCGCGCGCGTGGGTTCCTCATCGGCGCGACGGCCGGCCGCACCACCCTCGCCGGGGAGGGGCTGCAGCACCAGGACGGGCACAGCCACGTCGCCGCCCTCACCGTCCCGAACCTCGTGGCCTACGACCCGGCCTTCGCCTACGAGATCGCCGTTATCATCCAGGACGGGCTCCGGCGCATGTACCACGAGGGCGAGGATGTCTTCTACTACATCACCGTGGGCAACGAGAACTACGCCCAGCCCGAGATGCCCGAACCGCGGGAGACAGTCAAGGAAGGCATCCTCAAGGGCCTCTACAAGCTGCGCGCCTCGAACCTCGCGGACGCCAAGCACCGCGCGCAGCTGTTCGGCAGCGGCGCGATCCTGAACGAGGTGTTGAAGGCCCAGGAGCTGCTCGAGGCCTACGGGGTCGCGGCGGACGTGTGGAGCGTCACCAGCTACAAGAACCTCTACCGCGACGCGGTGGAGACCGATCGCTGGAACCGGCTCCACCCCACCGAAGCGCCGCGCCTGCCGTACGCGGCCCAGGTGCTCAAGGACGCGCCCGGGGTGTTCGTGGCCGCCTCGGACTACATGAAGCTCTTGCCCGACGCCCTCTCCGGGTACCTGCCCAAGCGCATGCACGCGCTGGGTACCGATGGGTTCGGGCGCAGCGAGGCCCGGGCCGAGCTCCGGGATCACTTCGAGGTGGACGCGCGGCACATCACGGTCGCGACCCTGGCGGCCCTGGCGCGCGAAGGGGAACTCGACCCCAAGGTAGTGGAGCAAGCCATTCAGAAGCTGGGTGTTGATCCGGAAAAGCCCGACCCGGTCAAGCTGTGAGGAAAGGAGCGAAGCGTGGCAACGGAGGTCAAGCTTCCCGAGCTGGGCGATAACATCGAGTCGGCCCTAGTGGTGAGTGTTTTGGTGAAGGAAGGGGACCGGATCCAGCCGGGTGCGGCGGTCCTCGAGCTCGAGACCGACAAGGCCACCCTCGAGGTGCCCGCCTCGGCGGGCGGCGTGGTGCAGCGCGTGCTGGTCAAGGAGGGGGACGAAGTCCGGGTGGGGCAGGCCATCCTGGTGCTCGAGGAGGCCGCGGATGCCCCGGCGGAGGCCGCGGCCGAGCCGGCGTCGGAACCGGAACCGGCGCCTGAGCCAGAGGCGGTGGCGGCCCCGGCGAGCGCGGCGGAGTCCAAGCCGTCCGTGCCGGCTTCGGCCCCCGCCCCGCAGGAGCGGCGCCTGATCCCGGCCGCGCCCTCGATCCGCCGCCTGGCGCGCGAACTGGGGGTGGACATCCACCGGATCGAGGGGACCGGAATCGCGGGCCGCATCACCGAGGAGGACGTGCGCCGCGCGGCGGGCCAGGCCCCCGCTCCGGCCCCGGCCGGCGTGCCGCTTGAAGCTCCGCCCCTGCCGGACTTCAGCAAGTGGGGCGAGGTCGAGCGCGAGCCCATGAGCGGCGTGCGGCGCGCCACGGTGCGGCAGATGAGCCTGGCCTGGGCCCAGGTCCCGATGGTCACGCACTTCGACCGGGCGGACATCACCGAGCTCGAGGCGCTGCGCAAGCGGTACCAGAAGAAGGCCGAGGCCGTGGGGGCGCGCCTTACGATGACCGCGATCATCCTGAAGGTGGTCGCGCAGGCCTTGAAGAAGTTCCCCAAGTTCAACGCCAGCATCGACGTCGCGGCGAACGAGATCATCTACAAGAAGTACGTGCACATCGGCGTGGCCGTGGACACCCCGGCCGGGCTGTTGGTGCCCGTGATCCGCGACGTAGACCAGAAGAACATCCTCCAGATCGCCAAAGAGCTCGGTGAGGTCGCGGAGAAGGCCCGCAACCGCAAGCTCAAACCGGAGGAGATGCAAGGCGGTACCTTCAGCGTCTCGAACCTGGGCGGGATCGGCGGGACGGGGTTCACCCCGATCGTGAACACCCCCGAGGTCGCGATTCTGGGGGTGGCGCGCAGCAGCATCGAGCCCGTGTGGAACGAGGAGACCGGGACCTTCGAGCCGCGGCGCATCCTTCCCTTGGCCGTGACCTACGACCATCGCTTGATCGACGGGGCGGACGCCGCGCGGTTCTTGCGCTGGGTGTGCGAGGCGCTCGAGACGCCGTTCCTGCTGCCGCTTGAGGGATAGGCGCGCCGGGCTGGGTCTCGTGGGGAGGGCCTCAGGCCCTCCCGTTTTCATTACCGGACACCCACGGCGTGCGCCATAAGCTTAAGGTACTCGCTCAGGACCGCGCGTTGCCCTTCGGGGGTGGTCCACCAGGCTTCGGGGGGTGCCCCGCCCTCCGCAGGGCGCACGCGCACCGTGATCCCTGAGCCCTGAAAGGCGCGGCGGAAGAGGAGGCGGGCGCGGCGGGTGTGGTACGCGTCGGTGACCACGATGAGGGAGGTCCAGCCCCGTCCCTCGAGGAAGGCCCGCGCGTTTTGGGCCTCCGCGTAGGTGGTGCGCGCGTACCCCGGAACGACCCGGATCCGCTCCGGGTTCAGCCCGGCCTGAAGCGCGACGGCCTGGACCTGCGCGACGTACCGTGCGCGCGCGCCGGGCTCCGCCAGCGGGATCTGGGTGATGAGGAGGACCTCGGCGTACCCCGCCCGCACCAGCCGGGCGGCCGCAGCTGCCCGGTGCTGCGCCCCGGCGAGCGGCAGCACGGCCTGGGCGGGCTCGAGGGGATCCGCGACGACCAGGTACCCCCCGAGGCCCGGCAGCCACAGCACGCGGCCGGCCCAAAGCCCCACGGCGGCGAGAAGCGCGAGCCAAACGAGCCGCTTGGGGACTAAAGCACGGGAAAAACCGGAGTTCATGGGGTGCACCTTTACCCTACCCCGGCCCGCCGCGCCGCTTCGTAAGGCGGGCACCTCCGGGTGTGGGGCGTTACCGAAACCCAAGGGCGGCGGCCCTAGCCTGAGGGGAACGCGAGGGGAGGTGCGGCGTGAGGTGCGTGGGACTCGGGCTGACGTTTGTGCTGGGGGTGGCGTGGGCGCAAGGGGCGGTGCCGCCCTTGGACACCTCGAAGCACCTGGTGCCCTTGGAGGAGATTTACTTCGATACCTTCAACCCCCTAACCGGTGCGGTGCCCTTGAGCGAGGCCTCCCCGGAACTCATCCGGAGGCTGCGCGACGCGATCCCCCCGCTCAACCACCCGAGGTACGAGCCCGCGGACGCGGCGGAGGCTTGGCTGCGCGCGGACGACCTCGTGCTGGGGTACGCCGCAGGGGGCGGGGCGTGGGCCTACCCGGTCCGCATCCTGAACTTCCACGAGATCGTGAACGACACACTCGCGGGGGAACCGGTCCTGGTCTCGTACTGCCCCTTGTGCTTCAGCGGGATCGTGTACAGCCGCCGCTTCGAGGGCCGGGTGCTTCGCTTCGGGAACACCAGCGCCCTGTACGAGTCGGACCTGGTGATGCTGGATTACGAGACCGGCAGCTACTGGTGGCAGGTGGCGGGACGGGCCATCGTGGGGCCCCTCACCGGAGCGCGCCTTACGCCGCTCCCTAGCATGATGGCGACCTGGGCGGCCTGGCGTGCCCTGCACCCGGACACCCTCGTGCTCTCGCGCGGCACCGGGTTCAACCGACCCTACGACCGGGACCCCTTCGCGAACTACACGGACTTCGTGAACAGCGGTCGCTTTCCCTTCCCTGTGAGCGACGCCTCCCGGGACCCACGCCTCTTGCCGGCGACGGTGGTCCTCGCGGTCAAGGTGGGGGACGCGGCCCGCGCCTATCCGATCGAGGCCCTAGGGCGCCGGGCGATCCAGGAGGTGCTGGACGGTCAAGCGATCGTGGTCTTCATCGACGCCGAAGCCCGCACCGGTGGGGCGTACCGGCCGGTCGTGGAGGGACGGCGGCTGCACTTTACCCTCGAGGACGGGCGGTTCCGCGACCAGGAAACCCAAAGCACCTGGAACCTCGCCGGGCGGGCGGTGGATGGGCCGCTTGAAGGCCATCGCCTCGAGGCCCTCCCCACCCGCACCGCGTTCTGGTTTGCGGTGGTCGCGGCCGAACCCCGGATCACCGTGTACGCGCCGGACGCGAACGAACTCCCGTAGAATAGGGGCATGAGCCTGAAGCTTCGCGAACGCGTGACGAACGAGCTGAACCGGCTGAAACAGGAAGGCCTGTACATCAGCCTGAAGGTCCTCGAGGCCCCCCAGGAGCCGGTGACGCGCGTGGACGGGCGGGAGGTGGTGAACCTCGCGAGCAACAACTACCTAGGCTTCGCGAATCACCCGCACCTCAAGCGCCGCGCACGGGAGTACCTGGAGCGCTGGGGTGCGGGGAGCGGCGCGGTGCGCACCATCGCGGGTACCTTCACCTACCACCAGGAGTTCGAGGAGATGCTGGCGCGCTTTAAGGGCACCGAGAGCGCCCTCGTGCTGCAGGCGGGGTTCACCGCGAACCAGGGCGTCCTCGGTGCGCTGCTGGGCCCTGAGGACGTGGTCTTCTCCGACGAGCTCAACCACGCTTCGATCATCGACGGGCTGCGCCTCACCAAGGCCAAGCGCTTCGTCTACCGGCACGCGGACGTCGCGCACCTCGAGGCCCTCCTTAAGGAGCACGACACCGACGGCCTAAAGCTCATTGTCACGGACGGGGTCTTCTCCATGGACGGGGACATCGCGCCCCTCGACAAGATCGTGCCGCTCGCCAAGCGGTACGGCGCGGTGGTGTACGTGGACGACGCGCACGGCTCGGGCGTGCTGGGCGAGATGGGGAAAGGTACCGTGCACCACTTCGGGTACCACGCGGACCCTGACGTGATCCAGGTCGCGACCCTCTCCAAGGCTTGGGCGGTCGTGGGGGGGTACGCCGCGGGCGCGCGGGAGCTGCGGGACCTCCTCATCAACAAGGCCCGCCCCTTCCTCTTCTCCACCTCGCACCCCCCGGCCGTGGTGGGGGCGCTCGTAGGGGCCCTCGAGCTCATCCAGCAGGAGCCCGAACGCGTCCAGCGCCTTTGGGACAACACCCGCTACTTCAAGGACGAGCTCGCCCGCATGGGGTTCGACACCATGGGCAGCCAGACCCCCATCACGCCGGTCTTGTTTGGGGAGGCGCCCGCTGCTTTTGAGGCCAGCCGCAAGCTCCTTGAGCGCGGGGTCTTCGCCGTGGGTATCGGCTTCCCCACCGTGCCGCGCGGTCAGGCTCGCATCCGCAACATCGTGACCGCCGCGCACACCCGGGAGATGCTGGACCGGGCCCTCGAGGCTTACCAGGTGGTGGGGCGCGCGATGGGCGTCATCACCGGGTAGAGCGGGGGGTTTGAGCGGATTGCGACAGCTCGAGCAGTACACCATTAAGGACGCGGAGGAGACCTACCTGGTGCCGTACTGGGGGCACGGGTTCTTCCGTGTGGGGCGCCAGGGCGAGATGGAGGTCACGCCGCTCGGTCCGGACGGGCCGGGGGTTTCCTTGCTCGAGGTCGTGCGGCGCCTGGAGGACGAAGGCCGTCCCTTCCCCATGATCCTGCGGTTCCCGCAGATCCTCGAGGCGCGCGTGCGGGAGTTGAACGAGGCCTTCCGCGCGGCCATCGCCAAGTACGGGTACCAAGGCGCCTACCAGGGCGTGTACCCGGTCAAGGTGAATCAGCGTCGCGTCGTGGTGGAGACGATCGCCCGGGCCGGTCGCCCCTACGCGTTCGGCCTCGAGGCGGGCAGCAAGGCCGAGCTGGCTTTGATCCTGGCGCAGGAATTGGCCGAGGACGCGCTGGTCACCTGCAACGGGTTTAAGGACGAGGACTTCGTGCGCCTGGCCCTCATGGGGAAGAAGCTCGGCAAGCGCGTCGTCATCACGCTGGAGAAGTTCGCCGAGCTCGCGCGGGTCCTGCGCGTGGCGCACGAGCTGGGGGTCCGGCCCCTGCTCGGGCTGCGCTTCAAGCTCCGGGCCAAAGGATCGGGCCAGTGGGCCTCGAGCGGGGGCGAGGGAGCGAAGTTCGGGCTTTCCGCGCCGGAGGTGCTGCGGGCGGTGGAGGTGCTGCGCGAGGTGGGGATGCTGGACAGCCTGGTGATGCTGCACGCGCACATCGGCTCCCAGATCACGGACATCCGCCGCATCAAGGCCGCGGTGCGGGAGGCCGCGCAGACCTACGTGCAGCTCCGCCGGCTCGGCGCGCCGATCCGGTACCTGAACCTCGGTGGGGGGCTCGCCGTGGATTACGACGGCTCCAAGTCCGCCTTCTACGCCTCCGCGAACTACACGACCTGGGAGTACGCGGAGGACCTGGTTTACGTCACCAAGGAGGTCGCGGACCAGCACCGTGAGGTCCACCCCATCCTCGTGACGGAGTCCGGCCGGGCCCTCACCGCGTACCACAGCGTCCTCGTCCTCCAGGTGATCGACGTGATCCGCCCGCCTGGCGAGGCGGCGGTGGAGGTCCCTGAGGACGCGCACCAGCTCGTGAAGGACCTCGAGGAGGAGTACAAGAGCCTCACGATTAAGAACTACCGCGACATCTACCACGACGCGCTGAACGACAAGGAGACGATCCAGACCCTCTACGACCTGGGCCTCGTCTCCCTGCGCGACCGGGCCCTCGCGGAGGCGCTCTTCTACCAGATCGCCCGCAAGATCCACCGCTTGATCCGCACGCTGGATTACGTCCCGGACGAGTTCGAGGCGTTGCCTAAACTGCTCGCGGACAAGCTCGTCTGCAACTTCA
This region of Marinithermus hydrothermalis DSM 14884 genomic DNA includes:
- a CDS encoding glycine C-acetyltransferase, which encodes MSLKLRERVTNELNRLKQEGLYISLKVLEAPQEPVTRVDGREVVNLASNNYLGFANHPHLKRRAREYLERWGAGSGAVRTIAGTFTYHQEFEEMLARFKGTESALVLQAGFTANQGVLGALLGPEDVVFSDELNHASIIDGLRLTKAKRFVYRHADVAHLEALLKEHDTDGLKLIVTDGVFSMDGDIAPLDKIVPLAKRYGAVVYVDDAHGSGVLGEMGKGTVHHFGYHADPDVIQVATLSKAWAVVGGYAAGARELRDLLINKARPFLFSTSHPPAVVGALVGALELIQQEPERVQRLWDNTRYFKDELARMGFDTMGSQTPITPVLFGEAPAAFEASRKLLERGVFAVGIGFPTVPRGQARIRNIVTAAHTREMLDRALEAYQVVGRAMGVITG
- the aceF gene encoding dihydrolipoyllysine-residue acetyltransferase, with protein sequence MATEVKLPELGDNIESALVVSVLVKEGDRIQPGAAVLELETDKATLEVPASAGGVVQRVLVKEGDEVRVGQAILVLEEAADAPAEAAAEPASEPEPAPEPEAVAAPASAAESKPSVPASAPAPQERRLIPAAPSIRRLARELGVDIHRIEGTGIAGRITEEDVRRAAGQAPAPAPAGVPLEAPPLPDFSKWGEVEREPMSGVRRATVRQMSLAWAQVPMVTHFDRADITELEALRKRYQKKAEAVGARLTMTAIILKVVAQALKKFPKFNASIDVAANEIIYKKYVHIGVAVDTPAGLLVPVIRDVDQKNILQIAKELGEVAEKARNRKLKPEEMQGGTFSVSNLGGIGGTGFTPIVNTPEVAILGVARSSIEPVWNEETGTFEPRRILPLAVTYDHRLIDGADAARFLRWVCEALETPFLLPLEG
- the speA gene encoding biosynthetic arginine decarboxylase — protein: MRQLEQYTIKDAEETYLVPYWGHGFFRVGRQGEMEVTPLGPDGPGVSLLEVVRRLEDEGRPFPMILRFPQILEARVRELNEAFRAAIAKYGYQGAYQGVYPVKVNQRRVVVETIARAGRPYAFGLEAGSKAELALILAQELAEDALVTCNGFKDEDFVRLALMGKKLGKRVVITLEKFAELARVLRVAHELGVRPLLGLRFKLRAKGSGQWASSGGEGAKFGLSAPEVLRAVEVLREVGMLDSLVMLHAHIGSQITDIRRIKAAVREAAQTYVQLRRLGAPIRYLNLGGGLAVDYDGSKSAFYASANYTTWEYAEDLVYVTKEVADQHREVHPILVTESGRALTAYHSVLVLQVIDVIRPPGEAAVEVPEDAHQLVKDLEEEYKSLTIKNYRDIYHDALNDKETIQTLYDLGLVSLRDRALAEALFYQIARKIHRLIRTLDYVPDEFEALPKLLADKLVCNFSLFQSLPDTWAIKQLFPIVPLARLLERPTREATIVDISCDSDGKIDRFIDLKDVRHTLPIHDLRPGEPYYLGVFLTGAYQDVLGSTHNLFGRVLEAHVRVEEHGFVVERVVGGEKARRVIEKMGYETEDLTRAMAAVLEEADGLSPEEKREFLERYRNELVGYTYLED
- a CDS encoding YdcF family protein, with amino-acid sequence MNSGFSRALVPKRLVWLALLAAVGLWAGRVLWLPGLGGYLVVADPLEPAQAVLPLAGAQHRAAAAARLVRAGYAEVLLITQIPLAEPGARARYVAQVQAVALQAGLNPERIRVVPGYARTTYAEAQNARAFLEGRGWTSLIVVTDAYHTRRARLLFRRAFQGSGITVRVRPAEGGAPPEAWWTTPEGQRAVLSEYLKLMAHAVGVR
- the aceE gene encoding pyruvate dehydrogenase (acetyl-transferring), homodimeric type, which gives rise to MIARRAALSPEEQRLLERIEDQEWLESLEYVLESAGPERTRALLELLERHALRHGVALPFVGNTPLTNTIPAEQEMPYPGDLELEARIRNLIRWNAVAMVVRANKHSDGIGGHLATYASAAELFEVGFNHFFRGREKGFDRDLVYIQGHASPGIYARAFLEGRLSEAQLRNFRRELKPEGGLASYPHPWLMPEFWEYPTVSMGLGPIMSIYQARFMRYLEHRGLKPKSSAKVWAFIGDGETDEPEILGALRVAARERLDNLIWVVNCNLQRLDGPVYGNGQVVQELERIFRGAGWNVIKVAWGRRWDALLARDTEGRLLKRFAETVDGWWQKYVAEGPRFFREHFFGADPKLAELVQDLSDADLEALLRDRGGHDPTKVYAAYRAAVEHRGQPTVILAHTIKGYGLGAVAEARNVAHQVKKLDTSALREFRDRLQIPVPDEALEEVPFYRPDPDSPEIRYLRERRAALGGFVPKREVKAEPLPVPEEAFFEEFYKGTGGRPVSTTMALVRIIAKLLRHKELGRRVVPIIPDEGRTFGMEALVAQVGIYSPVGQRYEPPDAGSLLVYKEAQDGQILEEGITEAGAMSSFIAAGTAHTNYGIPMIPFYIYYSMFGFQRVGDLIWAAGDSRARGFLIGATAGRTTLAGEGLQHQDGHSHVAALTVPNLVAYDPAFAYEIAVIIQDGLRRMYHEGEDVFYYITVGNENYAQPEMPEPRETVKEGILKGLYKLRASNLADAKHRAQLFGSGAILNEVLKAQELLEAYGVAADVWSVTSYKNLYRDAVETDRWNRLHPTEAPRLPYAAQVLKDAPGVFVAASDYMKLLPDALSGYLPKRMHALGTDGFGRSEARAELRDHFEVDARHITVATLAALAREGELDPKVVEQAIQKLGVDPEKPDPVKL
- a CDS encoding DUF3179 domain-containing protein — protein: MRCVGLGLTFVLGVAWAQGAVPPLDTSKHLVPLEEIYFDTFNPLTGAVPLSEASPELIRRLRDAIPPLNHPRYEPADAAEAWLRADDLVLGYAAGGGAWAYPVRILNFHEIVNDTLAGEPVLVSYCPLCFSGIVYSRRFEGRVLRFGNTSALYESDLVMLDYETGSYWWQVAGRAIVGPLTGARLTPLPSMMATWAAWRALHPDTLVLSRGTGFNRPYDRDPFANYTDFVNSGRFPFPVSDASRDPRLLPATVVLAVKVGDAARAYPIEALGRRAIQEVLDGQAIVVFIDAEARTGGAYRPVVEGRRLHFTLEDGRFRDQETQSTWNLAGRAVDGPLEGHRLEALPTRTAFWFAVVAAEPRITVYAPDANELP
- a CDS encoding NAD(P)(+) transhydrogenase (Re/Si-specific) subunit beta; translation: MPNLIEAVYFLTAFLFIMGLRRMSHPATARQGIVWAGVAMLLAVAVTFLWPGLRNHGLMLLAIAIGGGVAWVLAGRVAMTDMPQMVAVYNGMGGGAAGAIAAVELLRGEVVGLGFVALAVLGGLIGAVSFSGSLIAFAKLQRLLRERPIVFPAQQGVNLTVLAGALLLGALLLGTPSPATIGLFFLAALAFGVLMTLPIGGADMPVVISLYNALTGLAVAFEGFAINNMAMIVAGTVVGAAGTLLTQLMAKAMNRSLANVLFGAFGAEEESAGAVQGSLKPIDAEDAAIMLAYANKVIIVPGYGMAVAQAQHKLKELMDLLEARGVEVKFAIHPVAGRMPGHMNVLLAEAGVPYERLYDLEEINPEFATADVALVIGANDVVNPAARRPGTPLYGMPILDVDQAKNVLVVKRGRGKGFAGIENELFYMDHTRMLYGDAQAVVNRLVQELKQVYAA